A region from the Corynebacterium halotolerans YIM 70093 = DSM 44683 genome encodes:
- a CDS encoding sensor histidine kinase yields the protein METSPNPRPADRSDTATDPDQLEAMQASGLPGDAALRDGIHILTSVVLVAALVSSVRLPFNVAVTNLLLCSLFALLYFVGSANIGRWREPAQVAWVITLTAVWLVEMIVAPVGMYLLFTLFFLYLWVMDDLRGVLSVVFATAVAVIVQIPDGLTVGGVMGPAVSAIVTLAIHWAFRTLARISRDREQLIRQLMDTRTQLAETEHAAGVAAERQRLAHEIHDTLAQGLSSIQMLLHAAERDLQATGLSGEQLAGPLERITLARTVAADNLGEARAMIAALQPASLSQTSLAGALERMAANFGGTGGVDITVDVDGDGHQLPMQTEAALLRIAQGAVGNVVKHAGATRCRVTVTYEPDEVRLDVVDDGRGFDPADVAKRPIGLGHIGLDAMRRRAVELGGALEVESHPGSGTAVSASIPLTEPGDGETRIGRETPPSAAGSPDASEEGA from the coding sequence ATGGAGACCAGCCCCAACCCGCGTCCCGCGGACCGCAGTGACACCGCCACGGACCCCGACCAGCTCGAGGCGATGCAGGCCTCCGGGCTCCCGGGCGATGCGGCGCTGCGCGACGGCATCCACATCCTGACCTCGGTGGTGCTGGTCGCGGCGCTCGTGTCCTCGGTGCGCCTGCCGTTCAACGTGGCGGTGACCAATCTCCTGCTGTGTTCGTTGTTCGCACTGCTGTACTTCGTCGGCTCGGCGAACATCGGGCGCTGGCGGGAGCCCGCCCAGGTCGCCTGGGTCATCACGCTGACGGCCGTGTGGCTCGTGGAGATGATCGTCGCCCCGGTCGGCATGTACCTGCTGTTCACGCTGTTCTTCCTGTACCTGTGGGTGATGGACGACCTGCGCGGGGTCCTGTCGGTCGTGTTCGCCACCGCTGTGGCGGTGATCGTGCAGATCCCCGACGGCCTGACGGTGGGTGGCGTGATGGGCCCCGCGGTCTCCGCGATCGTCACCCTGGCCATCCACTGGGCCTTCCGTACGCTGGCGCGCATCAGCCGTGACCGGGAGCAGCTCATCCGCCAGCTCATGGACACCCGCACCCAGCTGGCGGAGACCGAGCACGCCGCCGGTGTCGCCGCCGAACGCCAGCGGCTGGCCCATGAAATCCACGACACCCTCGCCCAGGGTCTGTCGAGCATCCAGATGCTCCTGCACGCCGCGGAGCGGGACCTGCAGGCCACCGGGCTCAGCGGGGAGCAGCTGGCTGGCCCGCTGGAGCGCATCACCCTGGCCCGCACGGTGGCTGCCGACAACCTCGGGGAGGCCCGCGCCATGATCGCCGCCCTGCAGCCGGCCTCGCTGTCGCAGACCTCCCTCGCCGGCGCGCTGGAGCGCATGGCCGCGAACTTCGGGGGGACGGGCGGGGTGGACATCACCGTCGATGTCGACGGGGACGGCCACCAGCTGCCCATGCAGACGGAGGCCGCGCTGCTGCGCATCGCCCAGGGCGCGGTGGGCAACGTGGTCAAGCACGCGGGTGCCACCCGCTGCCGGGTGACGGTGACCTATGAGCCGGACGAGGTACGTCTCGACGTCGTCGACGACGGGCGCGGCTTCGACCCCGCGGACGTCGCGAAGCGGCCCATCGGCCTCGGTCACATCGGGCTGGACGCGATGCGCCGGCGCGCCGTCGAGCTGGGCGGGGCGCTCGAGGTGGAGTCCCATCCGGGCTCCGGAACGGCCGTGTCGGCGTCGATACCGCTGACGGAACCCGGCGACGGAGAGACTAGAATAGGGCGGGAAACGCCGCCGTCGGCGGCTGGATCTCCTGATGCTTCCGAGGAAGGGGCCTGA
- the yidC gene encoding membrane protein insertase YidC, with the protein MSATVLEIFIYPVSGVMKLWHMLLHDAFGMEDSRAWLISIFGLVVTVRALIAPFYWVMIRSGRTAVLMRPEKAALAEKYAKATDKESVAAHAAAEKELHQRYNYRPSAGCVPALIQIPTFLGLYQVLLRMARPSGGLEVAPDTHIGFLTADEIRSFLDARVGGVPLPAYIAMPQEQLAALGTTSGGVRDFILPFLLLAIVFTTLNMVLSITRSLQTLDWDSSLSRGLQKFIIVLAIFVPVLLLCLGLFGPVPVAVILYWFANNLWTLVQNAIAQVALARTMPLQEEHITHHRERRGVVKEALRAKRAHKWHLRRLRLRALVQPWRLGEIRRELAADREARQEAKEAEKAERKKIRKAKQAARLQLNREKRRAKKAEREGKQQQGGDGATPDDPTGAEITESTESTESTEAMESTASTAAGAEDEADQEPTPTVGRSAEPDRGVAESGVVGREPGDSDDGGQRPERQIE; encoded by the coding sequence TTGAGCGCCACCGTGCTGGAAATATTCATCTACCCGGTGTCGGGCGTCATGAAGCTCTGGCACATGCTGCTGCACGACGCGTTCGGGATGGAGGACTCGCGGGCGTGGCTGATCTCGATCTTCGGACTGGTGGTCACCGTCCGGGCGCTCATCGCCCCGTTCTACTGGGTGATGATCCGTTCCGGTCGTACCGCTGTGCTCATGCGCCCGGAGAAGGCCGCGCTGGCCGAGAAGTACGCGAAGGCCACGGACAAGGAGTCCGTTGCCGCGCACGCGGCCGCAGAGAAGGAACTGCACCAGAGATACAACTACCGGCCGTCCGCCGGTTGCGTGCCGGCGCTCATCCAGATCCCCACGTTCCTCGGCCTCTATCAGGTTCTCCTGCGGATGGCCCGCCCCTCCGGGGGCCTGGAGGTCGCCCCGGACACCCACATCGGATTCCTCACCGCGGATGAGATCAGGTCCTTCCTCGACGCCCGCGTCGGCGGTGTGCCCCTGCCGGCCTACATCGCGATGCCGCAGGAGCAGCTCGCCGCACTCGGTACCACCAGCGGCGGGGTCCGCGACTTCATCCTGCCCTTCCTGCTGCTCGCGATCGTCTTCACCACCCTGAACATGGTGCTGTCGATCACCCGGAGTCTGCAGACCCTCGACTGGGACTCGAGCCTGTCCCGCGGGCTGCAGAAGTTCATCATCGTCCTGGCCATCTTCGTGCCCGTCCTGCTGCTGTGCCTCGGCCTGTTCGGTCCGGTCCCGGTGGCGGTCATCCTCTACTGGTTCGCCAACAACCTGTGGACCCTGGTCCAGAACGCCATCGCCCAGGTCGCGCTGGCACGCACGATGCCGCTGCAGGAGGAGCACATCACCCACCACAGGGAGCGCCGTGGCGTCGTGAAGGAGGCACTGCGGGCCAAGCGGGCCCACAAGTGGCACCTGCGCCGACTGCGGCTGCGGGCGCTGGTGCAGCCGTGGAGGCTCGGGGAAATCCGCCGCGAGCTGGCTGCGGACCGGGAGGCGCGGCAGGAGGCGAAGGAAGCAGAGAAGGCCGAGCGCAAGAAGATCCGCAAGGCCAAGCAGGCCGCCCGCCTGCAGCTGAACCGGGAGAAGCGCCGCGCCAAGAAGGCCGAGCGCGAGGGGAAACAGCAGCAGGGCGGGGACGGGGCCACCCCGGACGACCCCACCGGGGCCGAGATCACGGAATCCACCGAATCCACAGAATCCACGGAGGCCATGGAGAGCACCGCGAGCACGGCGGCCGGGGCGGAGGACGAGGCGGACCAGGAGCCGACCCCGACCGTCGGGAGATCAGCCGAGCCGGACCGCGGCGTGGCCGAGTCGGGTGTCGTCGGCCGCGAACCCGGTGACAGCGACGACGGCGGACAGCGCCCGGAGCGTCAGATCGAATAG
- a CDS encoding TetR/AcrR family transcriptional regulator: protein MAAGTARKKTSSRRRNRPSPRQRLLDSATNLFTSEGIRVIGIDRILREADVAKASLYSLFGSKDALVIAYLENLDEQYRQAWIERTQGVTDAEEKILAFFDQAIEEEPAKDYRGSHFQNAANEYPKPETESEQGIVSAVMEHRRWMHQTMTDLLTAKNGYPSATQANQLLIFLDGGLAGARLLRDTAPLETARDLARQLLSAPPADYSI, encoded by the coding sequence GTGGCCGCAGGCACCGCCAGGAAGAAGACGAGTAGCCGTCGCCGCAACCGGCCCAGTCCGCGCCAGCGGCTGCTCGACTCCGCCACCAACCTCTTCACCTCCGAGGGCATCCGGGTCATCGGCATCGACCGCATCCTCCGTGAGGCGGACGTCGCGAAGGCGTCCCTGTACTCGCTCTTCGGTTCCAAGGACGCGCTCGTGATCGCGTACCTGGAGAACCTCGACGAGCAGTACCGTCAGGCCTGGATCGAGCGGACGCAGGGCGTGACGGACGCGGAGGAGAAGATCCTCGCCTTCTTCGACCAGGCGATCGAGGAGGAACCCGCGAAGGACTACCGCGGCTCACACTTCCAGAACGCCGCCAACGAGTACCCGAAGCCGGAGACCGAGTCCGAGCAGGGCATCGTCTCCGCCGTCATGGAGCACCGCCGCTGGATGCACCAGACGATGACGGACCTGCTGACCGCCAAGAACGGCTATCCCTCGGCCACCCAGGCCAATCAGTTGCTCATCTTCCTGGACGGTGGCCTGGCCGGTGCCAGGCTGCTGCGCGACACCGCCCCGCTGGAAACCGCGCGCGATCTGGCCCGGCAGCTGCTGTCCGCCCCGCCGGCGGACTATTCGATCTGA